Proteins encoded by one window of Enterobacter pseudoroggenkampii:
- the potB gene encoding spermidine/putrescine ABC transporter permease PotB yields MKNTSKFQNVVIATIVGWLVLFVFLPNLMIIATSFLTRDDTHFVSLVFTLDNYTRLLDPLYFDVLLHSLNMALIATIACLVLGYPFAWFLAGLPQKVRPLLLFLLIVPFWTNSLIRIYGLKIFLSTKGYLNEFLLWLGVIDTPIRIMFTPSAVIVGLVYILLPFMVMPLYSSIEKLDKPLLEAAKDLGANRLQTFIRIIIPLTMPGIIAGCLLVMLPAMGLFYVSDLMGGAKNLLIGNVIKSQFLNIRDWPFGSATSITLTVVMGLMLLVYWRASRLLNKKVELE; encoded by the coding sequence ATGAAGAACACAAGTAAGTTCCAGAATGTGGTGATTGCCACGATCGTCGGTTGGCTTGTGTTGTTTGTCTTTCTCCCCAACCTGATGATTATCGCCACCAGCTTCCTGACCCGCGACGATACCCATTTCGTTTCGCTTGTCTTTACGCTGGACAACTACACGCGCCTGCTCGATCCGCTCTATTTTGACGTGCTGCTGCACTCGCTCAATATGGCGCTGATTGCCACGATTGCCTGCCTGGTACTGGGATATCCCTTCGCGTGGTTCCTCGCGGGCCTGCCGCAAAAGGTGCGCCCCCTGCTGCTGTTTTTACTGATTGTTCCCTTCTGGACGAACTCGCTCATCCGTATTTATGGTCTGAAGATTTTCCTCAGCACAAAGGGTTACCTGAATGAGTTTCTGCTGTGGCTGGGGGTGATTGATACGCCGATACGCATCATGTTTACCCCGAGCGCGGTGATTGTCGGCCTGGTCTATATCCTGCTGCCGTTTATGGTGATGCCGCTCTACTCCAGCATTGAGAAGCTGGATAAACCGCTACTGGAAGCGGCAAAAGATCTGGGTGCCAACAGGCTGCAGACCTTTATCCGTATCATTATTCCGCTGACGATGCCCGGTATTATTGCGGGCTGTCTGCTGGTGATGCTCCCGGCGATGGGCTTGTTCTACGTTTCTGACCTGATGGGCGGGGCGAAAAACCTGCTGATTGGGAATGTGATCAAGAGCCAGTTCCTCAACATCCGCGACTGGCCGTTCGGGTCCGCCACCAGCATCACGCTGACGGTGGTGATGGGTCTGATGCTGCTGGTCTACTGGCGCGCATCACGGCTGCTGAATAAGAAGGTGGAACTCGAATGA
- the potA gene encoding spermidine/putrescine ABC transporter ATP-binding protein PotA translates to MRRLYGTAQKLNTQTRSPLVKLERIRKSFDGKDVISDLTLTINDGEFLTLLGPSGCGKTTVLRLIAGLESVDNGHIHLENQDITRVPAEDRHVNTVFQSYALFPHMTVFENVAFGLRMQKTPANEIEPRVTEALRMVQLETFAQRKPHQLSGGQQQRVAIARAVVNKPRLLLLDESLSALDYKLRKQMQNELKALQRKLGITFVFVTHDQEEALTMSDRIVVMRDGKIEQDGTPREIYEEPKNLFVASFIGEINIFDATVIERLDDQRVRASVEGRECNITVNFPVEKGQKLNVLLRPEDLRVDEIHGNTEAEGLIGYIRERNYKGMTLESVVELENGKMVMVSEFFNEDDPDFDHSLDQKMVINWVESWEVVLADEEHK, encoded by the coding sequence CTGAGGCGTCTATATGGGACAGCGCAAAAATTGAATACACAAACCCGTTCACCGCTGGTGAAACTGGAACGAATTCGTAAAAGTTTTGATGGCAAGGACGTCATTTCCGACCTCACTCTCACCATCAATGACGGTGAGTTTCTGACGCTGCTTGGCCCCTCCGGCTGCGGCAAAACAACCGTACTGCGCCTTATCGCCGGGCTGGAAAGCGTCGATAACGGCCATATTCATCTTGAGAACCAGGACATCACCCGGGTTCCCGCCGAAGACCGCCACGTCAACACTGTCTTTCAGAGCTATGCCCTCTTCCCGCACATGACCGTGTTTGAAAACGTGGCGTTTGGCCTGCGGATGCAAAAAACCCCGGCGAATGAAATCGAACCGCGCGTTACCGAAGCCCTGCGCATGGTGCAGCTTGAGACGTTTGCCCAGCGTAAACCCCATCAGCTTTCCGGCGGCCAGCAGCAGCGCGTGGCCATCGCCCGCGCCGTGGTCAACAAGCCGCGTCTGCTCCTGCTGGATGAATCCCTCTCGGCGCTGGATTACAAGCTGCGCAAGCAGATGCAGAACGAGCTCAAGGCCCTGCAGCGCAAGCTCGGCATTACCTTTGTCTTCGTCACCCACGATCAGGAAGAGGCCCTGACCATGTCCGACCGCATCGTGGTGATGCGTGACGGTAAAATCGAGCAGGACGGCACGCCGCGTGAAATCTACGAAGAGCCGAAGAATCTGTTTGTCGCCAGCTTCATTGGCGAGATCAATATCTTTGACGCCACGGTGATTGAGCGTCTGGACGACCAGCGCGTGCGCGCCAGCGTCGAAGGACGCGAATGCAATATCACGGTGAATTTCCCCGTCGAAAAGGGACAAAAGCTCAACGTTCTGCTGCGCCCGGAAGATCTGCGCGTCGATGAAATTCACGGCAATACCGAGGCCGAAGGGTTAATCGGCTATATCCGCGAGCGCAACTACAAAGGGATGACGCTGGAGTCTGTCGTCGAGCTGGAGAACGGCAAAATGGTGATGGTCAGCGAATTCTTTAACGAAGACGACCCTGACTTCGACCACTCTCTCGACCAGAAAATGGTTATCAACTGGGTAGAAAGCTGGGAGGTTGTACTGGCTGATGAAGAACACAAGTAA
- the pepT gene encoding peptidase T: protein MDKLLERFLQYVSLDTQSKPGVRQVPSTEGQWKLLNLLKEQLDAMGLVNVTLSEKGTVMGTLPANVPGDIPAIGFISHVDTSPDFSGKHVNPQIVENYRGGDIALGIGDEVLSPVMFPVLHQLLGQTLITTDGKTLLGADDKAGIAEIMTALAVLKDKNIPHGDIRVAFTPDEEVGKGAKHFDVEAFNAQWAYTVDGGGVGELEYENFNAASVTIKIVGNNVHPGSAKGVMVNALSLASRIHAEVPAEESPEQTEGYEGFYHLTSIKGTVDSAQMHYIIRDFDRKAFEARKRKMMEIAKKVGKGLHPDCYIELIIEDSYYNMREKVMAHPHILDIAQQAMRDCDIEPQLKPIRGGTDGSQLSFMGLPCPNLFTGGYNYHGKHEFVTLEGMEKAVKVIVRIAELTAKR, encoded by the coding sequence ATGGATAAATTACTTGAGCGTTTTTTACAGTACGTTTCGCTGGATACCCAATCTAAGCCGGGTGTTCGCCAGGTGCCGAGCACCGAAGGCCAGTGGAAGTTATTAAATCTGCTCAAAGAGCAGCTTGACGCCATGGGGCTGGTCAACGTCACGTTAAGCGAGAAAGGCACTGTGATGGGAACGCTGCCGGCGAATGTCCCGGGTGACATTCCGGCGATTGGCTTTATCTCCCATGTCGACACCTCTCCGGATTTTAGCGGTAAACATGTGAACCCGCAGATTGTGGAAAACTACCGCGGCGGCGACATTGCGCTGGGCATTGGCGACGAAGTGCTCTCGCCCGTCATGTTCCCGGTGCTGCACCAGCTGCTGGGCCAGACGCTGATCACCACCGACGGCAAAACGCTGCTGGGGGCGGATGATAAAGCGGGCATTGCCGAGATCATGACCGCGCTGGCGGTGCTGAAGGATAAAAACATTCCGCACGGGGATATCCGCGTGGCCTTTACGCCGGACGAAGAGGTCGGCAAGGGGGCGAAGCACTTCGACGTGGAGGCCTTTAACGCGCAGTGGGCCTATACCGTTGACGGCGGCGGCGTCGGTGAACTGGAGTATGAAAACTTCAATGCCGCGTCCGTTACGATCAAAATTGTCGGCAATAACGTTCACCCCGGTTCGGCGAAAGGCGTCATGGTGAACGCGCTGTCGCTGGCGTCACGAATTCATGCGGAAGTCCCGGCGGAAGAGAGCCCTGAACAGACAGAAGGGTATGAAGGTTTCTATCACCTGACCAGCATCAAAGGCACCGTGGACAGCGCGCAGATGCACTACATCATCCGCGATTTCGACCGCAAAGCCTTTGAGGCGCGCAAGCGTAAGATGATGGAGATCGCCAAGAAGGTGGGTAAAGGATTACACCCTGATTGCTACATTGAACTCATCATCGAAGACAGCTATTACAACATGCGCGAGAAGGTGATGGCGCATCCGCATATTCTCGATATCGCCCAGCAGGCGATGCGCGACTGCGATATTGAACCGCAGCTGAAGCCGATTCGCGGCGGCACCGACGGTTCTCAGCTGTCGTTTATGGGGCTGCCGTGCCCGAACCTGTTTACCGGTGGCTATAACTACCACGGCAAGCATGAGTTTGTGACGCTCGAAGGGATGGAAAAGGCGGTGAAGGTGATTGTGCGGATAGCGGAGTTGACCGCGAAGCGGTAA
- a CDS encoding cupin domain-containing protein, translating to MDYHLTLNWPEFIERYWQKRPVVLKRGFSNFVDPISPDELAGLAMENEVDSRLVSHQDGKWQVSHGPFESYDHLGENNWSLLVQAVNHWHEPTAALMRPFRALPDWRMDDLMISFSVPGGGVGPHLDQYDVFIIQGTGRRRWRVGEKVPMKQHCPHPDLLQVDPFEGIIDEELEPGDILYIPPGFPHEGYSLENSLNYSVGFRAPSGREMISGFADYVLQRELGSYRYSDPDVPAREHPADILPAELDKLRGMMLDLINEPEHFKQWFGEFISQSRHELDVAPPEPPYQADEIYDALQQGDKLVRLGGLRALRIGEDVFVNGEKLDSPHRPALEAIASHLVLTADTFGDALEDPSFLAMLAALVNSGYWFFED from the coding sequence ATGGATTATCACTTAACACTTAACTGGCCCGAGTTTATTGAACGTTACTGGCAGAAACGCCCGGTGGTTCTGAAGCGCGGGTTCAGCAACTTTGTCGACCCCATCTCGCCTGACGAACTGGCCGGCCTGGCCATGGAAAACGAAGTCGACAGCCGTCTGGTCAGCCACCAGGACGGGAAATGGCAGGTTAGCCACGGTCCTTTCGAAAGCTACGATCACCTCGGTGAAAACAACTGGTCTCTGCTGGTGCAGGCGGTCAACCACTGGCACGAGCCAACGGCCGCCTTAATGCGTCCGTTCCGCGCCCTGCCCGACTGGCGCATGGACGATCTGATGATCTCCTTCTCCGTTCCCGGCGGTGGCGTCGGTCCGCATCTGGACCAGTACGACGTGTTTATTATTCAGGGTACGGGCCGCCGCCGCTGGCGCGTGGGCGAAAAAGTGCCAATGAAGCAGCACTGCCCGCATCCGGACCTGCTTCAGGTTGACCCGTTTGAAGGGATTATCGACGAAGAGCTGGAGCCGGGTGACATTCTCTACATTCCGCCGGGATTCCCTCACGAGGGCTACTCGCTGGAAAACTCACTCAACTACTCCGTAGGATTCCGCGCGCCAAGCGGCCGCGAGATGATCAGCGGATTTGCCGACTACGTGCTGCAACGCGAGCTGGGCAGCTATCGTTACAGCGACCCTGATGTGCCTGCGCGCGAGCATCCGGCCGATATCCTGCCCGCAGAGCTGGATAAGCTGCGCGGCATGATGCTGGATCTGATTAACGAGCCGGAGCACTTCAAACAGTGGTTTGGCGAGTTTATCAGCCAGTCGCGTCACGAGCTGGACGTTGCGCCGCCGGAGCCGCCGTATCAGGCTGACGAGATTTATGATGCGCTCCAGCAGGGCGATAAGCTGGTACGTCTGGGCGGATTACGCGCGCTTCGCATTGGTGAGGACGTGTTCGTCAACGGCGAGAAGCTGGACTCACCGCACCGTCCGGCGCTGGAAGCCATTGCCAGCCATCTGGTGCTGACTGCCGACACCTTTGGTGATGCGCTGGAAGACCCATCCTTCCTCGCGATGCTTGCCGCGCTGGTCAACAGCGGGTACTGGTTCTTTGAGGACTGA
- the phoQ gene encoding two-component system sensor histidine kinase PhoQ — MRRILRHILPLSLRVRFLLATAAVVLVLSLSYGMVALVGYSVSFDKTTFRLLRGESNLFYTLAKWENNKITVEMPENLNQQSPTLALIYNEKGKLLWAQRDIPWLVKSIRPDWLKTNGFHEIEADLNTTSSLIREDRSLQQKLNEIRADNAETEMTHSVAINLYPATLNMPQLTIVVIDTIPVELKRSYMVWSWFIYVLAANLLLVIPLLWIAAWWSLRPIESLAKEVRELEEHHREKLNPETTRELTSLVRNLNRLLKSERERYDKYRTTLTDLTHSLKTPLAVMQSTLRSMRSSKLSVDDAEPVMLEQISRISQQIGYYLHRASMRSGSALLSRELHPVAPLLDNLTSALNKVYQRKGVNISLDISPEISFVGEKNDFMEVMGNLLDNACKYCLEFVEVSARQTETELHIIVEDDGPGIPRNKRDVVFDRGQRADTLRPGQGVGLAVAREIVDQYDGKIETSESLLGGARMEVIFGRQQPTSNDS; from the coding sequence ATGAGACGGATCTTGCGCCATATTTTGCCCCTCTCGCTGCGGGTGCGCTTTTTACTGGCAACGGCAGCCGTCGTGCTGGTGCTGTCGCTCTCCTACGGCATGGTGGCCCTGGTGGGCTACAGCGTCAGCTTTGATAAAACTACCTTTCGCCTGCTGCGTGGCGAAAGCAACCTGTTTTATACCCTGGCGAAGTGGGAAAACAATAAAATCACCGTCGAAATGCCGGAAAACCTCAATCAGCAGAGTCCCACGCTGGCCCTGATTTATAACGAAAAGGGGAAGCTACTGTGGGCGCAGCGGGACATCCCGTGGCTGGTCAAAAGTATTCGTCCGGACTGGCTCAAAACCAACGGTTTTCATGAAATTGAAGCCGATCTCAACACCACCAGTTCGCTGATCCGTGAAGATCGCTCCCTGCAGCAAAAGCTGAACGAGATCCGCGCCGACAACGCCGAAACGGAGATGACGCACTCCGTCGCGATTAACCTCTACCCGGCGACGCTGAACATGCCGCAACTGACCATCGTGGTGATCGACACCATTCCGGTCGAGCTGAAGCGTTCTTATATGGTCTGGAGCTGGTTCATCTACGTTCTGGCTGCGAATCTCCTGCTGGTGATCCCGCTGCTGTGGATAGCGGCGTGGTGGAGCTTGCGCCCCATTGAATCACTGGCGAAAGAAGTTCGTGAACTGGAAGAACATCATCGCGAAAAGCTTAACCCGGAAACCACCCGCGAGCTCACCAGCCTGGTGCGTAACCTCAACCGCCTGCTGAAAAGTGAACGCGAACGCTACGATAAATACCGTACCACCCTTACCGACCTGACCCACAGCCTGAAAACCCCGCTGGCCGTGATGCAAAGCACCCTGCGTTCAATGCGCAGTTCGAAACTGAGCGTCGATGATGCCGAGCCGGTGATGCTGGAACAGATCAGCCGTATTTCACAGCAAATTGGCTATTACCTGCATCGCGCCAGCATGCGTTCCGGCAGCGCGCTTCTGAGCCGCGAGCTGCATCCGGTAGCGCCGCTTCTGGATAACCTCACGTCCGCCCTCAACAAGGTGTATCAGCGTAAAGGGGTGAACATCAGCCTCGATATCTCGCCAGAGATAAGCTTTGTGGGTGAAAAAAATGACTTCATGGAAGTCATGGGTAACCTGCTGGATAACGCCTGCAAATACTGTCTGGAGTTCGTGGAAGTGTCTGCGCGTCAGACGGAAACTGAGCTGCATATCATCGTTGAGGATGATGGCCCGGGGATCCCGCGCAATAAACGTGACGTGGTGTTCGATCGCGGTCAGCGCGCCGATACGCTACGTCCAGGCCAGGGCGTAGGATTAGCCGTCGCGCGCGAGATTGTCGATCAGTACGACGGAAAAATCGAAACCAGCGAAAGCCTGCTGGGCGGCGCCAGAATGGAGGTCATTTTTGGTCGCCAGCAGCCCACATCGAACGATAGTTAA
- the phoP gene encoding two-component system response regulator PhoP has product MRVLVVEDNALLRHHLKVQLQEMGHQVDDAEDAKEADYYLNEHLPDIAIVDLGLPDEDGLSLIRRWRSHDVSLPVLVLTAREGWQDKVEVLSAGADDYVTKPFHIEEVAARMQALLRRNSGLASQVISIPPFQVDLSRRELSINDEVIKLTAFEYTIMETLIRNNGKVVSKDSLMLQLYPDAELRESHTIDVLMGRLRKKIQAQYPQDVITTVRGQGYLFELR; this is encoded by the coding sequence ATGCGCGTACTGGTTGTTGAGGATAACGCATTGCTACGTCATCACCTGAAGGTTCAGCTTCAGGAGATGGGACATCAGGTGGACGATGCTGAAGATGCAAAAGAAGCCGATTATTATCTCAATGAACACCTGCCGGATATCGCCATTGTCGATTTAGGGTTGCCTGACGAAGACGGTCTGTCGTTAATTCGCCGCTGGCGCAGCCACGATGTCTCCCTGCCGGTCCTGGTGCTGACCGCCCGTGAAGGCTGGCAGGATAAGGTCGAAGTGCTCAGCGCGGGGGCAGATGATTACGTCACCAAGCCGTTCCATATTGAAGAGGTGGCGGCCCGCATGCAGGCACTGCTTCGTCGCAACAGCGGGCTGGCGTCTCAGGTTATCTCCATCCCGCCTTTCCAGGTCGACCTCTCCCGCCGGGAATTATCCATCAATGATGAAGTGATCAAGCTCACCGCCTTCGAATACACCATCATGGAGACGCTGATCCGTAACAACGGCAAGGTAGTGAGCAAAGACTCCTTAATGCTCCAGCTCTATCCTGATGCTGAACTGCGCGAGAGCCATACTATTGACGTGTTGATGGGACGTTTACGTAAGAAAATTCAGGCGCAATATCCGCAGGATGTGATTACTACCGTCCGTGGCCAGGGCTACCTGTTCGAATTACGCTAA
- the purB gene encoding adenylosuccinate lyase produces the protein MELSSLTAVSPVDGRYGDKVSALRGIFSEYGLLKFRVQVEVRWLQKLAAQAAIKEVPAFDEKANDYLDKIVAEFSEQDAARIKTIERTTNHDVKAVEYFLKEKVEGVPALHAVSEFIHFACTSEDINNLSHALMLSTARKEVVLPYWRKIIDAVKALSVEYRDIPLLSRTHGQPATPSTMGKEMANVAYRMERQYRQLEQVEILGKINGAVGNYNAHIAAYPEVDWHQFSEEFVTSLGIQWNPYTTQIEPHDYIAELFDCIARFNTILIDFDRDVWGYIALNHFKQKTIAGEIGSSTMPHKVNPIDFENSEGNLGLANAVLQHMASKLPVSRWQRDLTDSTVLRNLGVGIGYALIAYQSTLKGVSKLEVNRDRLLDELDHNWEVLAEPIQTVMRRYGIEKPYEKLKELTRGKRVDAEGMKQFIDGLALPEEEKTRLKAMTPANYIGRAITMVDELK, from the coding sequence ATGGAATTATCCTCACTGACCGCCGTATCCCCTGTCGATGGACGCTACGGCGATAAAGTCAGCGCGCTGCGCGGGATCTTCAGCGAATATGGTTTGCTGAAGTTCCGTGTTCAGGTTGAAGTACGCTGGCTGCAAAAGCTGGCCGCCCAGGCAGCAATCAAGGAAGTTCCTGCTTTTGACGAAAAGGCAAACGATTACCTTGATAAAATCGTTGCTGAGTTTAGCGAACAAGACGCCGCGCGCATTAAAACCATTGAACGCACCACCAACCACGACGTGAAAGCGGTTGAGTACTTCCTGAAAGAGAAAGTGGAAGGCGTCCCTGCGCTGCACGCCGTGTCTGAGTTCATTCACTTCGCCTGTACCTCTGAAGACATCAACAACCTGTCTCATGCGCTGATGCTCTCCACCGCGCGCAAAGAGGTGGTGCTGCCTTACTGGCGTAAAATCATCGACGCGGTAAAAGCGCTGTCCGTGGAATACCGCGACATTCCGCTGCTCTCCCGTACTCACGGCCAGCCAGCCACGCCATCCACGATGGGTAAAGAGATGGCGAACGTCGCGTACCGTATGGAACGCCAGTACCGTCAGCTGGAGCAGGTTGAGATCCTCGGCAAAATCAACGGCGCGGTCGGTAACTATAACGCCCACATCGCCGCTTACCCGGAAGTGGACTGGCACCAGTTCAGCGAAGAGTTCGTGACCTCTCTGGGCATTCAGTGGAACCCGTACACCACCCAGATTGAGCCGCACGACTATATCGCCGAGCTGTTTGACTGCATCGCGCGCTTCAACACCATTCTGATCGATTTCGATCGTGACGTGTGGGGCTACATCGCCCTGAACCACTTCAAACAGAAAACCATCGCCGGTGAAATCGGCTCTTCCACCATGCCGCACAAAGTGAACCCAATCGACTTCGAAAACTCCGAAGGCAACCTGGGTCTGGCGAACGCCGTGCTGCAGCATATGGCGAGCAAACTGCCGGTATCCCGCTGGCAGCGCGACCTGACCGACTCCACCGTACTGCGTAACCTGGGCGTAGGCATTGGCTACGCGCTGATCGCGTATCAGTCCACCCTGAAAGGCGTGAGCAAGCTGGAAGTGAACCGTGACCGTCTGCTGGACGAGCTGGATCACAACTGGGAAGTGCTGGCAGAGCCAATCCAGACCGTGATGCGCCGTTACGGTATCGAAAAACCGTACGAGAAGCTGAAAGAGCTGACCCGCGGCAAACGCGTTGACGCCGAAGGCATGAAGCAGTTTATCGACGGTCTGGCGCTGCCGGAAGAAGAGAAAACGCGCCTGAAGGCAATGACCCCGGCGAACTACATTGGCCGCGCCATCACCATGGTCGACGAGCTGAAGTAA
- the hflD gene encoding high frequency lysogenization protein HflD, translated as MAKNYYDITLALAGICQSARLVQQLAHQGHCDADALHVSLNSVIDLNPGSTLGVFGGSETNLRLGLETLLGVLNASSRQGLNAELTRYTLSLMVLERKLSAAKGALNTLGDRIAGLQRQLDHFDLQSDTLLSAMAGIYVDVISPLGPRIQVTGSPAVLQSPQVQAKVRASLLAGIRAAVLWHQVGGGRLQLMFSRNRLTTQAKQILAHC; from the coding sequence GTGGCGAAGAACTACTATGACATCACCCTGGCACTGGCGGGAATTTGCCAGTCAGCCCGTCTGGTGCAACAGCTGGCGCATCAGGGTCATTGCGATGCTGACGCCCTGCACGTTTCACTCAACAGCGTTATCGATCTCAACCCCGGCTCGACCCTGGGTGTGTTCGGCGGCAGTGAAACCAATCTTCGTCTCGGTCTTGAAACCCTGCTTGGCGTGCTTAACGCCAGCAGCCGTCAGGGATTAAACGCGGAGCTGACCCGCTACACGTTGAGCCTGATGGTGCTGGAGCGTAAGCTGAGCGCAGCAAAAGGCGCGCTCAATACCCTGGGCGATCGTATTGCCGGGTTACAGCGTCAGCTCGACCATTTTGATCTGCAGTCCGACACGCTGCTCAGCGCCATGGCCGGCATTTATGTTGACGTCATCAGCCCGCTGGGCCCGCGTATTCAGGTCACCGGATCTCCTGCCGTGCTGCAAAGTCCGCAAGTACAGGCAAAAGTGCGTGCGTCCCTGCTGGCTGGGATCCGCGCCGCTGTGCTGTGGCACCAGGTTGGCGGTGGCCGCCTGCAGTTAATGTTTTCTCGTAATCGCCTGACCACTCAGGCAAAACAAATTCTTGCTCATTGTTAA
- the mnmA gene encoding tRNA 2-thiouridine(34) synthase MnmA gives MSDNSQKKVIVGMSGGVDSSVSAYLLQQQGYKVEGLFMKNWEEDDGEEYCTAAADLADAQAVCDKLGIELHTVNFAAEYWDNVFELFLEEYKAGRTPNPDILCNKEIKFKAFLEFAAEDLGADYIATGHYVRRADVNGKSQLLRGLDGNKDQSYFLYTLSHEQIAQSLFPVGELEKPQVRKIAEELDLITAKKKDSTGICFIGERKFRDFLGRYLPAQPGKIVTVDGEEIGQHQGLMYHTLGQRKGLGIGGTKEGSEDPWYVVDKDVENNILVVAQGHDHPRLMSVGLIAQQLHWVDREPLKGTLRCTVKTRYRQTDIPCTITALDDDRIDVRFDEPVAAVTPGQSAVFYSGEICLGGGIIEQRLPLPAV, from the coding sequence ATGTCAGATAATAGCCAGAAAAAAGTGATCGTCGGCATGTCCGGCGGTGTCGATTCCTCCGTTTCCGCCTACCTGTTACAGCAACAGGGCTATAAGGTGGAGGGCCTGTTCATGAAGAACTGGGAGGAAGATGATGGCGAGGAATACTGCACTGCCGCTGCGGATCTCGCCGATGCGCAGGCCGTATGCGATAAGCTCGGCATTGAACTGCACACCGTTAACTTTGCCGCAGAATACTGGGACAACGTTTTTGAACTGTTCCTCGAAGAGTACAAAGCGGGCCGCACGCCGAACCCGGATATTCTGTGCAACAAAGAGATCAAATTTAAGGCCTTCCTCGAATTCGCTGCAGAAGATCTGGGCGCAGACTACATCGCGACCGGTCACTACGTGCGTCGTGCAGACGTGAATGGCAAAAGCCAGCTGCTGCGCGGTCTGGACGGCAATAAAGATCAAAGCTATTTCCTCTATACGCTGAGCCACGAGCAAATCGCCCAGAGCCTGTTCCCGGTCGGCGAGCTGGAAAAGCCGCAGGTGCGTAAAATCGCCGAAGAACTGGACCTGATCACCGCGAAGAAAAAAGACTCTACCGGCATCTGCTTCATTGGCGAGCGCAAATTCCGCGATTTCCTGGGACGTTACCTGCCCGCACAGCCGGGTAAAATTGTCACCGTCGACGGTGAAGAGATTGGCCAGCATCAGGGGCTGATGTACCACACGCTCGGCCAGCGTAAAGGTCTGGGTATCGGCGGGACGAAAGAAGGTAGCGAAGATCCGTGGTATGTTGTCGACAAAGACGTCGAAAACAATATTCTGGTTGTTGCCCAGGGTCACGATCATCCGCGTCTGATGTCCGTTGGCCTTATCGCCCAGCAGCTGCACTGGGTCGATCGTGAGCCGCTGAAAGGCACGCTGCGCTGCACGGTGAAAACCCGCTACCGCCAGACCGATATTCCTTGCACCATTACCGCGCTTGATGACGATCGCATTGACGTGCGCTTCGACGAGCCGGTCGCCGCCGTCACCCCGGGTCAGTCTGCTGTCTTCTACAGCGGTGAGATCTGCCTGGGCGGCGGGATCATTGAACAGCGCCTGCCGCTGCCTGCTGTTTAA